A window of Prolixibacter sp. SD074 contains these coding sequences:
- a CDS encoding site-specific integrase, whose protein sequence is MNYYDKFKKSFEQEAVLRNLSERTRKSYWWHIADYSNFCKKDPEHTGVEELRAYFQSMLTDGNHKPGSVKMGYYALRFLFTNIYHKEWAKEYLPTPKVAKTLPLVLSKDEVSDVLGAIDNFKHRAIIMLIYSTGARVSESVNIKLTDIDSRRMQVNIQEGKGLKQRKVPLSPVLLSVLRDYYKKYKPQHYLFEGAGGKGTHLGITAVRTICINARHRTPQVKKPYTPHTFRHCFATHHLEQGTNILAIQRLMGHSDLSNTLKYLHVQQLNTSQVVNPLDTLEGLEGLCRNK, encoded by the coding sequence ATTAATTATTATGACAAATTTAAAAAAAGCTTTGAACAGGAAGCGGTTTTACGCAATTTAAGTGAAAGGACCCGTAAAAGTTACTGGTGGCACATTGCCGATTACAGTAACTTTTGCAAAAAAGACCCGGAACACACGGGAGTAGAAGAACTCAGGGCCTATTTTCAAAGTATGCTCACCGATGGGAACCACAAACCGGGCAGTGTAAAAATGGGCTACTACGCCCTTCGGTTCCTCTTTACAAATATTTACCATAAGGAGTGGGCAAAAGAATACCTTCCAACGCCAAAGGTTGCCAAAACACTCCCGCTGGTTTTATCAAAAGACGAAGTGAGCGATGTACTTGGGGCTATTGACAACTTCAAGCACCGCGCTATCATCATGCTCATTTATTCCACCGGGGCCAGGGTATCAGAGAGTGTAAACATCAAACTTACCGACATTGACAGCCGGCGGATGCAGGTAAACATCCAGGAAGGCAAAGGGCTGAAACAACGTAAAGTGCCGCTATCGCCGGTTTTACTTTCTGTTTTAAGGGATTATTACAAAAAGTACAAGCCGCAGCATTACCTTTTTGAAGGCGCGGGAGGAAAAGGTACCCACCTGGGCATTACAGCAGTACGGACTATTTGTATTAATGCACGGCACCGCACGCCACAGGTTAAAAAGCCTTACACGCCACACACTTTCCGGCATTGTTTTGCCACGCACCACCTCGAACAGGGCACCAACATCCTGGCCATACAGCGCCTGATGGGGCATTCCGATTTAAGCAACACGCTCAAATACCTCCACGTGCAGCAACTCAACACAAGCCAGGTGGTAAACCCGCTGGACACGCTGGAAGGACTGGAGGGGCTATGCAGGAACAAATAA
- a CDS encoding IS91 family transposase — translation MQEQITVGSLLREYGGNYISQNKVTKGQQSLIHLLSACRTGGLGSHFEKCDHCSYTEKSYNSCRNRHCPVCQQKEKLEWLDKRMKELLPVGYYHLVFTLPHELNPLCLQNKKAMYGLLFKAVSQTMLELTRDVKHLGADIGLVTVLHTWGQNMKEHPHLHCIMPAGGLGFDREHWVHVPAKNNFFIAGKILAKKFRGKFLYLLKQAKEKGELDFHGKLAGIKGPVQFNRFLTPLYKKDWVVNVQAPMGNPEKILEYLSRYVFRIAITDRRILEVKNGKVRFSWKDYRTGRFREMKLDVDEFIRRFLLHILPKGFFKVRYYGILSSRYRKQNILAAKQLLAQEVENRKEEALEDGGQVWEKQDTVWTEILECIQNFRQPNCPVCKKGRLRFAGLVKDVPWEPG, via the coding sequence ATGCAGGAACAAATAACTGTAGGAAGTTTACTGCGTGAATACGGGGGAAACTACATCAGCCAAAACAAGGTAACAAAAGGGCAGCAGAGCTTAATCCACCTGCTGTCGGCGTGCCGCACCGGGGGCCTTGGAAGCCATTTCGAGAAATGCGACCATTGCAGCTATACAGAGAAATCTTATAACTCCTGCCGCAACCGCCACTGCCCTGTGTGCCAGCAAAAAGAAAAACTGGAATGGCTGGACAAACGGATGAAAGAACTTCTCCCGGTGGGGTATTATCATTTGGTGTTCACCCTTCCGCATGAGTTAAACCCGCTATGCCTGCAAAATAAGAAGGCGATGTATGGTTTATTATTTAAAGCCGTTTCACAAACTATGCTTGAACTTACGCGCGATGTAAAGCACCTGGGTGCTGATATTGGCCTGGTTACCGTACTCCATACCTGGGGGCAGAACATGAAGGAACACCCACACCTGCATTGCATCATGCCCGCAGGGGGCCTGGGCTTCGACCGCGAACACTGGGTGCATGTACCGGCCAAAAACAACTTTTTCATCGCAGGCAAGATATTGGCAAAAAAGTTCAGGGGAAAGTTTCTGTATTTGCTAAAACAAGCCAAAGAAAAAGGGGAACTCGATTTTCACGGCAAACTGGCAGGCATAAAAGGGCCTGTGCAGTTTAACCGCTTCCTCACGCCTTTATACAAAAAGGACTGGGTGGTGAATGTGCAGGCACCCATGGGCAATCCTGAAAAAATACTGGAATACCTTTCGCGTTACGTGTTTCGTATTGCCATTACCGACCGGCGGATTTTGGAAGTGAAGAATGGCAAAGTGCGATTTTCGTGGAAAGATTACCGTACAGGCAGGTTCAGGGAAATGAAACTGGATGTGGATGAGTTTATCCGCCGGTTTTTGTTGCACATTTTGCCAAAGGGCTTTTTTAAAGTGCGGTACTATGGAATTTTATCGAGCCGTTACCGTAAACAAAACATCCTGGCGGCAAAACAACTGCTGGCACAAGAGGTCGAAAACCGGAAAGAAGAGGCACTGGAAGATGGCGGCCAGGTTTGGGAAAAACAGGATACGGTGTGGACTGAAATCCTGGAATGTATCCAAAACTTCCGGCAGCCTAACTGCCCGGTATGTAAAAAAGGGAGGTTGCGTTTTGCCGGTTTGGTGAAAGATGTTCCGTGGGAACCCGGATAG
- a CDS encoding site-specific integrase — MNYYDKFKKRFEQEAVLRNLSERTRKSYWWHIADYSNFCKKDPEHTGVEELRAYFQSMLTDGNHKPGSVKMGYYALRFLFTNIYHKEWAKEYLPTPKVAKTLPLVLSKDEVSDVLGAIDNFKHRAIIMLIYSTGARVSESVNIKLTDIDSRRMQVNIQEGKGLKQRKVPLSPVLLSVLRDYYKKYKPQHYLFEGAGGKGTHLGITAVRTICINARHRTPQVKKPYTPHTFRHCFATHHLEQGTNILAIQRLMGHSDLSNTLKYLHVQQLNTSQVVNPLDTLEGLEGLCRNK, encoded by the coding sequence ATTAATTATTATGACAAATTTAAAAAAAGATTTGAACAGGAAGCGGTTTTACGGAATCTAAGTGAAAGGACCCGTAAAAGTTACTGGTGGCACATTGCCGATTACAGTAACTTTTGCAAAAAAGACCCGGAACACACGGGAGTAGAAGAACTCAGGGCCTATTTTCAAAGTATGCTCACCGATGGGAACCACAAACCGGGCAGTGTAAAAATGGGCTACTACGCCCTTCGGTTCCTCTTTACAAATATTTACCATAAGGAGTGGGCAAAAGAATACCTTCCAACGCCAAAGGTTGCCAAAACACTCCCGCTGGTTTTATCAAAAGACGAAGTGAGCGATGTACTCGGGGCTATTGACAACTTCAAGCACCGCGCTATCATCATGCTCATTTATTCCACCGGGGCCAGGGTATCAGAGAGTGTAAACATCAAACTTACCGACATTGACAGCCGACGGATGCAGGTAAACATCCAGGAAGGCAAAGGGCTGAAACAACGTAAAGTGCCGCTATCGCCGGTTTTACTTTCTGTTTTAAGGGATTATTACAAAAAGTACAAGCCGCAGCATTACCTTTTTGAAGGCGCGGGAGGAAAAGGTACCCACCTGGGCATTACAGCAGTACGGACTATTTGTATTAATGCACGGCACCGCACGCCACAGGTTAAAAAGCCTTACACGCCACACACTTTCCGGCATTGTTTTGCCACGCACCACCTCGAACAGGGCACCAACATTCTGGCCATACAGCGCCTGATGGGGCATTCCGATTTAAGCAACACGCTCAAATACCTCCACGTGCAGCAACTCAACACAAGCCAGGTGGTAAACCCGCTGGACACGCTGGAAGGACTGGAGGGGCTATGCAGGAACAAATAA
- a CDS encoding AraC family transcriptional regulator, whose amino-acid sequence MDINIFNNFSSYENVNLDWLRKLVYTFGAVWTVLMFFATVHHVFGLFSWVFCTHGLTLSLSVFIILIGYFGLKQKEIFIQYPDSSIEYVTEPKPKYSGVVMKETDAKKYVSKIRSFMSNEKPYLDANLSLPGLAEKLNIPSHHLSRVINEQFNVNFFDFVNQYRVDEVKSRMDNPEFENLTILGIAFDCGFNTKSAFNRVFKKLTGFTPSEYKKQL is encoded by the coding sequence TTGGATATCAATATTTTCAATAATTTTTCATCGTATGAGAATGTTAACCTCGATTGGCTACGGAAGCTTGTTTATACTTTTGGGGCTGTTTGGACGGTTTTAATGTTTTTTGCCACTGTCCATCATGTTTTCGGGTTGTTCTCATGGGTTTTTTGTACGCATGGCCTTACTCTTTCTTTGTCTGTTTTCATCATCTTAATCGGCTATTTCGGCCTAAAGCAAAAGGAAATTTTTATTCAATATCCTGACAGCAGCATCGAATACGTTACGGAACCGAAGCCGAAATATTCCGGCGTGGTCATGAAAGAGACTGATGCGAAAAAATATGTAAGCAAAATACGAAGTTTTATGAGCAACGAAAAACCCTATTTGGACGCTAACCTTTCACTTCCCGGGTTAGCCGAAAAACTCAATATACCTTCCCATCATCTTTCGCGTGTTATAAATGAACAGTTTAATGTCAACTTCTTCGATTTTGTTAACCAATACAGGGTGGATGAAGTTAAATCAAGGATGGACAATCCCGAATTTGAAAATCTGACCATTTTAGGAATTGCATTCGATTGTGGTTTTAATACGAAATCGGCATTCAACAGGGTATTTAAAAAACTAACCGGGTTCACCCCAAGTGAATATAAGAAGCAACTCTAA